The following coding sequences are from one Epinephelus fuscoguttatus linkage group LG5, E.fuscoguttatus.final_Chr_v1 window:
- the psph gene encoding phosphoserine phosphatase, with amino-acid sequence MLRLLVVPYRRCSHCMMATLSQTKEIFRRAEAVCFDVDSTVIKEEGIDELAKFCGVGDAVTEMTRRAMGGSVTFKTALTERLSIIRCSREQVNKLITDHPPQLTPGIRELVDRLHQRNIKVFLISGGFRCIVEHVATQLNIPLHHVYANRLKFYFNGEYAGFDESQPTAESGGKGKVISMLKEQYGFKTVVMIGDGATDLEASPPASAFIGFGGNVTRQQVKEKSSWYVTSFGELLKELEKI; translated from the exons ATGCTGAGGCTGCTGGTAGTGCCTTACCGACGCTGCTCCCACTG catGATGGCAACACTCTCACAGACAAAGGAGATATTCCGGAGAGCAGAAGCTGTCTGTTTCGATGTGGACAGCACGGTCATCAAAGAAGAGGGCATAGATGAGCTTGCCAAGTTTTGTGGTGTGGGGGATGCAGTCACTGAAAT GACTCGCAGAGCGATGGGTGGCTCAGTGACGTTCAAAACAGCCCTGACTGAGCGTCTGTCCATCATCCGTTGCTCCAGAGAACAGGTGAACAAACTGATAACAGACCACCCGCCTCAGCTGACTCCAGGTATCAG GGAGCTTGTGGACCGCCTGCATCAGCGCAACATCAAGGTGTTTCTCATCTCCGGCGGCTTCCGCTGCATCGTCGAACACGTGGCCACTCAGTTAAACATTCCTCTGCATCACGTCTACGCCAACCGGCTCAAGTTCTACTTCAACG GGGAGTACGCTGGTTTTGACGAGAGCCAGCCCACGGCTGAGAGTGGTGGAAAAGGAAAAGTCATCAGCATGTTGAAGGAGCAATATGGCTTCAAGACCGTGGTGATGATTGGAGATGGTGCTACTGATCTAGAGGCGTCCCCTCCTGCT AGTGCTTTCATTGGCTTCGGTGGGAATGTCACCCGGCAGCAGGTTAAGGAGAAGTCCTCGTGGTACGTGACAAGTTTTGGGGAGCTGCTAAAGGAACTGGAAAAGATCTAA